From a region of the Rhodococcus sp. 4CII genome:
- a CDS encoding TetR/AcrR family transcriptional regulator produces the protein MTLSPIPTPQGRPRDPDVDRRIMDAALEEFAAEGWRSFSIEGVARRAQAGKSSIYRRWSSKQDVLVDAFRANELRFDLPEIGRVRAALYDLTLQMIRRSVSPAGAAHLRLRTEQDLPEELRAIADCGTRDAIASSRQLVKLGIETGELPVDVTPSLFMDCLSGAVTNRAIASALYRGDKPLKSDEEFAQELVTFLLRS, from the coding sequence ATGACGCTCTCCCCTATTCCGACCCCGCAAGGGCGTCCACGTGATCCCGACGTGGATCGCCGCATCATGGATGCAGCGCTCGAAGAATTCGCGGCAGAGGGATGGCGCTCGTTCTCCATCGAGGGCGTAGCCCGCCGCGCGCAGGCGGGGAAGTCATCGATTTATCGGCGCTGGAGTAGCAAACAGGACGTCCTGGTGGACGCCTTTCGGGCGAACGAGCTTCGATTCGACCTGCCCGAGATCGGGCGTGTGCGCGCAGCCCTCTACGACCTCACACTGCAAATGATCCGCAGGTCCGTGAGCCCCGCAGGGGCCGCTCATCTTCGATTGCGCACCGAGCAAGATCTGCCCGAAGAGTTACGTGCGATCGCTGATTGCGGAACGCGCGACGCAATTGCGTCCTCGCGGCAGCTCGTGAAACTCGGGATCGAGACCGGTGAACTCCCCGTCGATGTGACGCCCTCGCTATTCATGGACTGCCTGTCTGGCGCCGTGACCAATCGAGCGATTGCCTCCGCTCTCTATCGCGGCGATAAGCCGCTGAAGTCTGACGAAGAGTTCGCCCAGGAGCTGGTCACGTTCCTGCTGCGCAGCTGA